The region GAAAAGATACGTTAATGCAATCGTAAAAAAGTCTCCGCACCAAAGTAGTCTGCTGATAGCCCCTGTGACCTCTTACTTCCTGAGGACATCGGTCCCTGGGAAAACAGCGGGCAGCAGACAGGCTTCCTGGCTGACTCAGAGATGTCCTTCTCCCCGTGGATCCACACAAGCCACCAGGCTCCTCGCTCCTGGATGGAGACCACGCGAGGACCCTTTCGCAGAGCAGCCCACCAGCTTTCACCAGCCAGCTCCctccagttttattttagcCTCCAGCAGAGATAAGGTGAGGAAGAGATTCCATTCACATAGTTTCTTCTCCACTCCCCTAGAAAGATCACCCCAACCAGCTCCACAGCGCAAGACACATCTTTCAGATTTGGATGCTAATCAAGTCTAGAGATGGTTTAGCACTTCTCCCTAATCGCAGGCATGTAACACTGGGATGGGCAGCTATTTGCACATTCTTGGATCGTAACTCTGTCTCCACAAACATTCTTAAAGCACATACATGATCTCTTGGCTGCCTGCAAGTCCTCCCTATCTGCAAGGATGACATCGTGTCTACTTATTTGTCTGCTATTGATTTTTTCACTGTGCTATCACGGACTAGAAGTGAGGGGCACAAGCCAGAGAACGGTGCACGTAACTGATCTCCAGCAGGAGGGTAGTCCTGGAGCAGGTTGTGGCTGGCTTCCTCGCACCAGTTAGCTCATGTGTGCCATAAACTAAGCACGCGTGATGGAAGAACACAACGCAGCTAGCTGCCACTGCAAGGTGCTCACGTAACGTACTGGTAGGCAAAGGGCAAGAGCCCAGATCgaacagaatggaaataaaCAGTAATGCAGCAAATACAACTAAGGTCTCACTGTGTTTTAATAAGCTTCTGTGCATAGCAGAGAATGAGTAATGATTCTGGACAAAGCCAGCAGGCACCTCAGGGGATTCTGAAATTAATCCTGTGACATTTCCAGCAGCTAGCCTGGAAAGCACAGTAAGTGACAGAATTCACTGTGTGGCAGAGCACGCTCAGCATCCTGCCAGATCAGGCGTCCCCTTCTATTtgcatgcaaagaaaaaaaaaaaaatcaatactcatctttttttcaagcaaataCCTACAAAAACATGTTCTTAAATCAAAGGCTAGGCAAGTCCTTTGAATGTCCATGTATCAGTGACAAGAAACTGTTCTATCAGGTCAGGaacagcagggaaggagggaaagcaTCAGAAGGAACACAGAGGGTTCCCCTAGCTTTGACACACACTAACCTTCAGGAAATCTAGCTGCGATTATTAGctataatgaaacaaaacaccttTGGAGAAAGAAGAGTTTGCCATGTATTTCAactgtagaaaaggaaaacaaacaagcaaccAAGCAAGCAAACCTGAACATACCAAAGAGAGCGTACTGCTGGGGCACGCAGTCCCATGACACAGGTaaaagcaggaggcagctgtCTCCAAGGTGCAGTTAAGCTGTAGACTGAGGCAGACAGCAGCTGACAGTCATTACAGACCACAGCCTGGAAGTGTGCTTTGATTAAGGATTTCTGGGGCACAACCCGATTAATTGCAATCAGGTTCAGCTAGCTCCAGTAACTCCTTGCGATCATGAGTAATCTTCTTTTGAGCTTGCTCATTTTGTCTTAACAGATGTTAGTTCGCTTGCATTGCTCCACTGGGAAACTGCACTCTAAGGACCAAAGTTTAAAGTTAAGAAGTTGTTTCTGCTGAGGTAATTTCGGATGATTAACTCTCCGGGGTGGGACCCCTGTCCGGGACCTTCATCTCAGCTGATGCTGGGAAAGCACCTGTGTATGTTCCTGATGCCTCAGCCTCCTTCACGAAACTCAGGAGAtacagctgtgatttttttttttttctagaatacaTAAAGAGATGTCAGGCCATCATTTGCAAATGGAATCACTGCATGGGATGAAAACAATAGACATGACTAAGAAATCCATGTGCTGCCAGGTGCTAGCTAGGACcaccagattattttttttgttgtggcaTGGAGAGCCAAAGCCCATAATAGTCTTTCCATTGCAAACTTCAGCTATAGGGGTGTGCCTGATGCAAATTGCATCTTCCGAATGTAGCCTACTGTTGAAGTACACACACATGGGAGTAGGTGAATATATATTAAGTAATCCGCCTGTCTCACTGAGGAAACAGTAGTGGCTGGTACTGAAATAAAGTTGGTGCCAGATGCTTGAATGACAGCGACAAAGGTATTTTGAGTCTctgcctgggcaggaggagctAAGCTGGAGCTGGCTGTAACTGCTTTACATttctgcatccagctcggggTGGGGAAGCCGTGCAGTACGTCCTGCCGGTCAGCGGTTCAACAGGAATGCACTGACCATCAGCAGGGACGCTTCTTGCCTCTGTTATGCTGCGATGTCCCTTGTATCTGCGTGAGGTATATTCGTATAGCAGTGCAGTTCACACGCGGAAGCAGCGATGAGCGCAACTGAATACTACAtcaaattttccttctctgtttcccTGCAGAGTTGGGGGGCTCACAGGTCCCCCTTCCACTTCCACACAACGGGAACCTCTGCGAGACCTCGACAGCAGCCAGAGGAAGACACAGCGCACCTACAAAGCAAAGTGCCTCTCAGTGCACAAATATTAGAAAGCACAGGCAAGGCACAGACTAGGGAGGGTAgtagggaagaggaagaaaacaaataggaaatGCCATGCTCAAAAGAATTCAGCATAAACTCAGAGCAAAtcaaagcaccaaaaaaaatctgaacccACTCAAATTTTAGCTGCTGAAGCCTTCTGGCTACTCGGCCGCTCTGCCTGCGCGTCGCTATGCTTAATTTGCCCCACTGGATTTGCACCTCCTGTGAGTGACTGAGAGGAGCCATTGACTCTGGGAGGACTGATTTAGTGCGGCAGGAACCGGCGGCCTGGCAGGGGCTGCGGGAGAGGCCCAGCCGAAGGTAGGTaaacactggaagaggaaaGGCCACAGGGAAAAAGACTGgaacagggaaaaggagaagaaagaggaggagagatggaAGAATGGgctgaggaaaaagagaatgagaaagaggaaattaaacacagCACAAAAAAGGGCTGGACGCTGGGTTTAGTAAGATCTTTCCCCAAAATTCACGTGGCCGTAAACCTCTGGCGTGCTCCGGTTTGGTGCTGGATACTTACTGTCAGTGGGAGCACGGGCACCCAGAGCAGCCTCCGTCCTACGCAGCGCTGTATGCTGCTCGGCGGCCCCACGCATGGCCACGAAAAGCTGACGCTGGGCAGAGGGAAGATAAACCATTCcgttatttttttcttgatttgtttcACTGGAAAGTCCTTTCCCTGGAGAGACACAGACCTGTGGAAATGACAGGATACACTCAGTAAATCTGTAATACTTGCTGCGTAAAAGCCAACTGTTTCAAATTCCTGCTTTGCATTAGCCAAGCTCCCAGCAGACTTTACCTGACAAACAGTGATCGCCTACAGCACAAAAAGTGAGGAGCCAGTAAAATACTCTTCATGACATGAAGTGGGGAGCATTTCCCGGTTCACTTGGGAGAACAAAGGTCTGGAACAGTATGTTACACTgaacaaaaatctaaaaaaaggaagatattccaaactttttcctgtttcttgaCGTACATCCAGGAGATGCAGGCGCAGCCTGGAAGGTAAACGCTGGGTCACGGTTTGTGACAGGGAAATGTGTGCAGGAAAAGCCTAAGAAAGGGTCACAGTCTAGCCTGAACTCCAGAGAAACTCAACCCGTCTCAAGTGTTGTCAACTACTTGAAATTCAGGACAGGTTTGTTAAAAGGTGCTTCAAAGCTTTCGACCTTTTTTTTGAGCAAACGTAGGTTCAGTTACAGTTTTCCATCAAAGTTGTGGTAAGACACGAAACCCAGCGAGAAAAGGCGCTATTCATTGACTGTTCCTGCGGCATTTGCTGAATGTTGTGAGAGTCATACATCAAAGCAAAACGCTTGGTGCATGTCCTTAAATTAGATGTAATTAAACAAACAAGTGTTTGCATAAAtccctgaaaagcaaaacccagcCAATTTAGCCACGCATTGGTGTGCtagtttcttctggtttttaaaaagtttcgaaattttttaaaaattttcattaatcAAGGTGTGTTGAATCACAAACTAGTTCCTCCTGATCACAATGCTGCTGTGTAAAGAGTCATCCTGGGAAAAAAGTACCAGTCAGATTCTGCATCTAAAAAGCACTGTTAGGAGTTTTAAAACCGAAGTGCCACAGACAAAACCCCATACACCTACAAAACCAAGGGAAGCCCGCTGTACTGGACAGCTTGGAGCCTGGAAACGGGACCGAGCCCTGCTCCTCCTCGTCACCAGCTGGGGCTCAGCTGAATGAGTAGGGATTGAAAGTCATTACTACCACTACTGGCAACCACCTAAGTTCGCCGGTGGTCTCTGTCCAATTCTTAATGGACACGTAAAATACCTCCTGTCATCAGAAATGGCGCTAAATAGTATATATTGGCAGTCTCGGGAGATAGCTGCGCGTAACTGAAGACTGAATCTCCCTTTCAGTTGTTGTCCTGTCTGACCCAATGTTGAGGCATACAAGTGATGAACTGCTGCCTTCTGAAGAGCAAGTTCTGGGCAAAGAGGGCCCAGAGCTTTCATCCCATCACCTTTCCTAAACCACGAAGCCACCACAAAGTAAAACGTCAATCTAATTTGCTTGGATGACGTGAAAACCACCGAGAGAACAAACTGTGGGGGGCAAAAGCCCAACAAGGGGAACCCTCCATCAGGCCTGGCCACCGCCGGCAGGAGGGATGGCGGAGCTGGGGACACGGGCCCTTCTGCCCCGCACGGCCACCGCCGCGGGGACATCCCcgcaggagggggaggaggccGGGGCCGGGCTCCGCAGGCCGGGCCGGGAGCGGCGCTGGTGTCCCTCCGGCGGGGACACCCACGGCCCTGCCCCCGCCTCCGTCCCCGGGGTCACGGGCATCCCCTGCGGGGACAGGCCGTCCCGGGGTGCCGgtgccgctccccccccccccgccgcccccgtgctgctgctgctgcgcggCGGTTTCTGCGGGAGACCGACAAAGGTGGGCCGCGTCCGTCAGCCCCGCTCCGTCCCCCCGGGGCTGGAGCCGCTGGGAGAAAGACGCGCGTTGGGGAAGCGAAACGAAACGGTGTAGGTTTTTCGGAAAGTCCGCCGCAAGGCTTCgggctgccgctgccgcccggCTCGGCCGGAGACAGGGGCCCTATTGTGCGCACCCCCCTCGTGCCGCCTGCGCCGCCCGGGCAGCCAGCGTCCCCCCGCCGCGCTCCTCCGGCCAAGGCCGCGTCCGGGAGCGGCGCCGGCAAGGTCCTTCGACAAGGCCGCCGTGGGGGCTGCCGCCGGGACCCACACGCAGAACGCGCCACCACACACGCAGAGGCGCGCGCACGCACACGCgtccccccggcccccgcgcaGAGCGCGCGGCACCGGGAGCGTCCCCGGGAGCGGCACTTACCGGAGCCATGTGCGCAGTCCCCGCTCCGTCCCCTGAAACGGTCCTCGCTGTCACCCTTTCGGCTGCGGCACCGGGCAGGCGACGAGACGTCTGGGCTTGGCTCCTCCGAGCAGCGGGGCTGCTGCCGCCTCCCCTCCCTAAATGCCCGTCCTTGACGAGCGGCGCACACAGACACTCACTGTATGGAAATGCTACGCAGACAGGTTAATCGCATCCCCTCCTCTTCGCatcccctccctctccactgTCTCcctcgccccctccccccctccgcTTTTCGGGGGCTTTGGAgggttggggtggggtttttgttgttgttgttttgggggtttttttgggttttgtttttttgttttgttttttcttttttttccccccaaagttTCGCCTCTCGTCTGAATCTGCTCCTCCACCTTCCAGCCTTGAAGGCAACcgaaaaaaaccctaaagcaCCCAAACTTGCGTTAGGAACAATAATctcatttgcaaagaaaaatccctGGAATGGGGACTTAACGTAACGCCGTTGGGTAGCAGACTCAACTGCTGGGCTTTGTTCAATAAAGGAGCAAACTGCAGTGTAACGCCAGTTGGCTCCTCCAGCGCAATTCTCCTAAATCATGATAGACAGATTGCGTGAAAAACAGGAATTCCAAAGAATTTCCTGCCCTGGGAACAGAAGTTAAGGCTATATTTAACAACATCTGAAGCTGTCAAGAATGCTTTGTGGTTGgataacagagcagaaaaatgtgaaaaatgcgGGCTACTGCTATACCAAATATGGAAATATTGTTACGTCTGGTGTCTAAATCCCCATCTGGAAATACTTACGgccatgaaaagaaaagatgccGCAACAGAAGCTTAGGCTCTCCTCCCCAACCCCAAATCTGAAACTTCGACAGGGAAATACTATCCGAGGTCGCCCGGCTCGGGTGAGGGCCGCGGAACCCGCCGATGAGCGGGCTGGCgcggggggccggcggggcccAGGACTTCCTGCGGGTTCGCTCCCGGGCCGAGGACGGGGCCCCTCGCTGCGCGTCGCCGGGCTCCCGCGCTCCGCGGCGGCGCGAAACGTTTCGGTTGTCCCTCGCACAGCAGCGGTAACGGCAGGATCCCGGGTACCGCCGGGCCGCTTTGTGTGCGGTGTAACGAACGGGACGCAGCCCTGTAGAGCGGTGCCGCGCTCGGTCCCGCAGCAGCCGGCCGGGTACAGATGTGCATCTCCGGCGCTGCTCGCGGCGCAGCTGGCGCCCGCCGGCGAACGGCTCCTCACTCTAACATCCTCGCGGCGCGGAGCGTCACTGAGGACAACGCGGGGGGGAACGAACCCACCACCCCAACCCCGCGCACACCGGGGAAAAGCCTCCCTGGCCtcggggcggccccgggcgcGCGCCCCGCGGGAGCAGCCCGTCCCACGCCGAAACCTCCTacccccaccccgctccccccgAGGCGGGCGGAGGAGCCCCGGCGGGGCCCGTCGGGCGGTGGGAagcggcggggggggtggggtgggggggggacacgggaccCCCCGCGGCAGGGCCGCCGCCAGCGGCCGCGGTGCCGGGAgacggggcggggcggggcggccgcgcCGCGCGCCAGCCGCATTCCTGGGATGCCGCGAGCGCTGGACGGGGCCGCGGCCCGGAACGCGCGACGTCAGCGCCGCGGCGCACgcggcggccccgcgccccATATAAGGCGGTCGCGCCCGCCGCTGCCTCAGACcgcgccggccccgctccgcgctCGCAGCCTCCCGCCGTCCCTCGCTTCCCGCACCGCCGGCGCTAGACATGGGCTCCGCGGGCACCCGCCCCGCTCTGGCGGCCGCTCTCCTCTGCTTGGCGCGCCTGGTAAGTGCCGCGGCTCTGCCCGGagggggggaggcggcgggtcgctccgctccgctcccggcACTCACCGGCCGCCGCTCTGCTCCGCTCCGCAGGCTCTGGGCTCGCCCTGCCCCGCCGTCTGCCAGTGCCCGGCGGCCGTGCCGCAGTGCGCCCCGGGCGTGGGGCTGGTGCCGGACGGCTGCGGCTGCTGCAAGGTCTGCGCCAAGCAGCTGAACGAGGACTGCAGCCGGGCGCAGCCCTGCGACCACACCAAGGGGCTGGAGTGCAACTTCGGCGCCAGCCCCGCCGCGCTGAAGGGCATCTGCAGAGGTAAGCCGCTCGCCCTCCGCCTCCCCCGGGAGAAAAGCCCTGGTCCCCGTAGTGCCGAAGTTTAGTAATTTCGAGTCCATGTATGGTTATGCTTTGTTGTTGGTAGCTTGGCAGAAAGGCACATGACTTCAGCAGTCTGGAATGCGATTCAGTATGTCTGGGCTCCGCTAAACGCACATAAGGAAAAGTGATTCCTGACTAACTTATTGTTCTGGCCCCGCGTCTCCGGGGGATTGTAGGGAGCTCCACTGTAAATTGAATTTAACAGACCAGCAAATACCTGTGCTTAAACGAGCGCTTCCCGCCGCTgactccctccttcccttctctctcttgctctctgcagcccagTCCGAGGGGAGACCGTGTGAATATAACTCCAAAATCTACCAGAACGGTGAAAGCTTCCAGCCGAACTGTAAACACCAGTGTACGTGCATAGATGGAGCTGTGGGCTGCATCCCGCTCTGCCCGCAAGAGCTCTCTCTTCCGAACCTGGGCTgtcccagccccaggctggtCAAAGTCCCCGGGCAGTGCTGCGAAGAGTGGGTCTGTGATGAAAGCAAGGATGCGCTGGATGAGCTGGAAGGCTTCTTCAGCAAAGAGTTTGGGCCAGATGATTCCGAAGGTGAACTAACCAGGAACAACGAGCTAATTGCTATTGTGAAAGGAGGCCTGAAAATGCTACCTGGTGAGTATGGGCTACTCAGTCTGACGCTtaaggggaggaggtgggaggatGGCTCTATGATTCCTTAGACCTCGATGGGAAGAGAGAAACCCAGTGAGGGGATATACTTGGGCTAAGCCCtcctttttgtttccagtttttgGATCCGAGCCACAAAGCCAAGCTTTTGAGAATCCCAAATGCATTGTGCAAACAACCTCCTGGTCACAGTGCTCAAAGACATGCGGAACTGGCATCTCCACAAGGGTTACCAACGACAATCCTGACTGCAAGCTCATCAAAGAGACCAGGATATGTGAAGTGAGGCCATGTGGCCAGCCTAGCTATGCCTCCCTAAAGGTAAATACAGACTCTTCCGGTGCTCCTCTTCTTTCCAAACTGCTTTGGGTAGAGGGTGAAGGCTGGAGAAGGACCTCCTGCTAATACTATTGCTTCTCTtttacagaagggaaaaaaatgtaccaAGACTAAGAAGTCCCCATCCCCAGTGAAGTTCACTTATGCCGGATGTTCCAGCGTGAAGAAGTACCGCCCCAAGTACTGTGGCTCCTGCGTGGATGGCAGGTGCTGCACGCCCCAGCAGACCAGGACTGTCAAGATCAGGTTCCGCTGCGATGACGGGGAAACCTTCACCAAGAGCGTCATGATGATCCAGTCCTGCCGATGCAACTACAACTGTCCGCATGCGAATGAAGCTTATCCCTACTACAGACTAGTCAATGACATTCACAAATTTAGGGACTGAGTTGTGTTGGGGGTGGGATGCTAAACAGAATGTTGAAGTAACCATCCATGGAGAAAGGACCTTTGATGGAAATGGTGCCTTGCCCATTTGAGGTCAACATTGAGATGTTACAAGAGTGCACTGTGCAACTGGACACTAATGCAACAGAGATTTAAGCATACTTAAAGCTTCATAGTACTGGAGCAACTTTACTGCTTCTTTTTGGAGCACCTTATCTAATTAtatactgttttctgtttgtaagTGATCAgataaatgttttgttctggttATGAAAACTTCTTTTCTATCCTGTTCAATTTAACACTttgcttctccctctccctccatttttttcccaccctTTCCCAACCAACTTGGAAGTTACATTCCTTCCTGAGATGGGCACTTGTGGGGTGTTCACAGTGGCAGCTATTATGTACCAACTGTAGTTTAATGGCAAACAGAAATCAGTTGTTTTAAAGCtgagtattttatttatcaaactgtagcttttttgtttttctttgagttgttgttgttgtgtttttggttttttttaccccttcCAGACCCTGTAATACTGGAATAAGTTgtaaatgattttaattttatattcaatGAAttcaaagaatttatttatgGAATTAatcatttaataaagaaatatttacctAACTACTTAGTAGAGCATTCTGAGAGGCAGCAGACTTAAACACAGCAACTGCAAGAGCTTTCTGTGAAAACCCTGAATCCTGAAAAGCTTAGATTCTCTGAAAATTACaacaagctctgctgcagcaatgAAGTGCTGCAACCCCACACTCTAAAAAGTAGCTACAGAAAAAGCTTCTTGACAGTGAAAGCAAATGTTTGATGGAGAGACTGAAGTGTTAATTAGACTGTCAGATTATTCAAACTGTCCTGGAATTTGCAACCCAAGGTACTTCATTAGAATGCAGTGCACGCACATGATGTTGAACATTGGGGGGGAAGCAGTTGGTAGGTTGCACGTTTTTTTGGTGGCTGGTTTTTGcaaattaatacatttctgtGCAGAAGAATGTTTCCTACAGTCTGCAGGAGGTAGTTTGCTTTCactaaattcaaattaaatgaGCTTGAAGCAATGACTTTTGTTAATCCTAATAACCCAGTGATGAAAAGTAAACATACTGTTAACAGGAAAAGAATGTGAGGAATTTCAAGTACTTCTTCAATAGagcaaaaggcaaagcagctactcttctcttcctcacctccccttcccactttttaaagatgtaattacattttatactGTGGGACACAGATGACATTCAGCTAATCAAGGGAGGTGTAAGATGGCTAGCTGGCACGCAGTAAGAAAATGAGTTTGAAAAAATGAACTAGAGTAGGAACTGAGAGAGCAGCATCAAACATCTGTACTATTCTGGTTAGCATAGGGCTGCGCTACAGATAAGCCTGAAAGGAAACCTGCAacaggataatttttttttttctccttgtgacTGGGTAGTTCTCTGGCAAAATATCCTCCCATAGACTTTAGTAAGAAAGATCCTTCTAAAAAATGGAGACTGTGAGGTTTTAGAATTGTGAAGGGGTGTCATCCAGTGTCATATAGTTAGATGCAGAAGTGGTTAAGAGTCAACTTTTTATTAGATTAGACATAAATACgtcaataaaataaacagcCAAATATCTCAGAAGCTCATCTCTGGCAGCTAATGCTTTGCCTGAGAAATTACAGCCATCTCTCTTCTGCTCAGTCAAGTTCTCTCCCCAAAGGCATTCAAAACTTGAGCTGTTTTGGAATTCACCACCTGGCCACCGGTCTCAGCTGTACCTAAACTTGTCTGTACAGTAGTTGTTGACAGCAAAAGTATAAAATGCTGTCAAGTGCTTTTGTTTGGCTTCTACTTAGATCGAGCACTGAATGCTTCGCTACATCAGGCGCTGACTGAGAAATCATCAGGTGTACGTGTTGGGTTATTGcgtgagggaggaagaggagcacgCTGCTCACACACACAGCAGCTGCATGCACGCTCCTCGCCATCCCCGCTGTCCCTTACACTTGAATGACACCCGTCTTCAAACCAACCTAACAGCTCCCTGAAAAATTACATATGCATGTAGCTATACTATAAGCTATATGTCTGTAACACGCATAGCATACACAAAGTGGCCCTTCCAACTCCTGCCTAAAGCGTGGCTCTAGCCAGGCCCTGG is a window of Balearica regulorum gibbericeps isolate bBalReg1 chromosome 8, bBalReg1.pri, whole genome shotgun sequence DNA encoding:
- the CCN1 gene encoding LOW QUALITY PROTEIN: CCN family member 1 (The sequence of the model RefSeq protein was modified relative to this genomic sequence to represent the inferred CDS: deleted 1 base in 1 codon) — encoded protein: MPRALDGAAARNARRQRRGARGGPAPHIRRSRPPLPQTAPAPLRARSLPPSLAPAPPALDMGSAGTRPALAAALLCLARLALGSPCPAVCQCPAAVPQCAPGVGLVPDGCGCCKVCAKQLNEDCSRAQPCDHTKGLECNFGASPAALKGICRAQSEGRPCEYNSKIYQNGESFQPNCKHQCTCIDGAVGCIPLCPQELSLPNLGCPSPRLVKVPGQCCEEWVCDESKDALDELEGFFSKEFGPDDSEGELTRNNELIAIVKGGLKMLPVFGSEPQSQAFENPKCIVQTTSWSQCSKTCGTGISTRVTNDNPDCKLIKETRICEVRPCGQPSYASLKKGKKCTKTKKSPSPVKFTYAGCSSVKKYRPKYCGSCVDGRCCTPQQTRTVKIRFRCDDGETFTKSVMMIQSCRCNYNCPHANEAYPYYRLVNDIHKFRD